A DNA window from Vigna angularis cultivar LongXiaoDou No.4 chromosome 1, ASM1680809v1, whole genome shotgun sequence contains the following coding sequences:
- the LOC108346861 gene encoding 5-amino-6-(5-phospho-D-ribitylamino)uracil phosphatase, chloroplastic — MVESIAATSLLGHRPIFGGILARDVSVKRKSLNSCRLPTTEFLGCGRIVVSLTLPKSDKQDRVMFSSIKALAVELTREAHAYREEKLPNRDNRRIDSGFDQRPDSWPPANRADNPSLRNPLLRHERMGCGWLGAIFEWEGVLVEDNPDLEKQAWLALSQEEGKPSPPAFILKRVEGMKNEQAISEVLCWSRDPAQLRRMANRKEEIYQALQGGIYRFMSGSKEFVSVLMHYKIPMALVSTRPRKAIESAIGEIGIEDNFSVVVAAEDVHRGKPDPEMFVYAAQLLNLIPERCIVFGNSNLTVEAAHEARMKCVAVASKHPVYELGAADLVVRRLDELSVVDLKNLADIEMTEFGSPEPEVELEMEEDYDPSSVDDNFW, encoded by the coding sequence ATGGTTGAATCAATTGCCGCAACTTCACTCCTTGGCCACCGTCCAATTTTTGGTGGAATTTTGGCCAGGGATGTATCTGTTAAACGAAAATCTTTGAATTCTTGTCGGCTGCCAACAACCGAGTTTCTTGGTTGTGGAAGGATTGTGGTTTCTTTGACTTTGCCTAAATCTGATAAGCAAGATAGGGTTATGTTCTCATCAATTAAGGCCTTGGCTGTGGAGTTAACAAGAGAAGCACATGCTTACAGGGAAGAGAAATTGCCCAATAGAGATAATAGGAGGATTGATAGTGGATTTGATCAAAGGCCTGATTCGTGGCCTCCGGCTAATAGAGCCGATAACCCCTCCCTCCGGAATCCGTTGCTCCGGCATGAGAGGATGGGGTGTGGTTGGTTGGGTGCTATATTTGAGTGGGAGGGAGTTCTTGTTGAGGACAATCCTGATTTAGAGAAGCAGGCTTGGCTGGCACTCTCCCAGGAAGAAGGCAAACCTTCTCCTCCTGCTTTTATCCTCAAGAGAGTAGAAGGCATGAAGAATGAACAGGCAATTTCAGAAGTTCTGTGTTGGTCGAGGGATCCGGCGCAATTAAGAAGAATGGCTAATAGAAAGGAAGAAATCTACCAAGCTTTACAGGGTGGGATATATAGGTTCATGTCTGGTTCCAAGGAATTTGTTAGTGTTTTAATGCATTATAAGATACCAATGGCATTGGTTTCCACGCGTCCTAGGAAGGCTATTGAGTCCGCTATAGGGGAGATCGGGATTGAGGACAATTTCAGTGTCGTTGTGGCGGCAGAGGATGTTCACAGGGGAAAGCCTGATCCTGAAATGTTTGTTTATGCTGCACAGCTTTTGAACTTAATACCTGAGAGGTGCATTGTGTTTGGAAACTCCAATCTAACAGTGGAGGCTGCACACGAAGCGCGGATGAAATGTGTGGCTGTTGCTAGTAAGCATCCTGTCTATGAGCTTGGGGCTGCAGACTTGGTTGTCAGGCGTCTGGACGAGCTTTCTGTGGTTGATTTGAAGAATCTCGCAGACATTGAAATGACTGAATTTGGGTCTCCAGAGCCTGAGGTGGAGctggagatggaagaagattatGACCCATCATCCGTTGATGACAATTTCTGGTAA
- the LOC108347508 gene encoding uncharacterized protein LOC108347508 isoform X2: MGNRRFTQVAISDEEDETPPPKQQSTDSASENRLKQQRKRKRMKLQEEEEEEDEVEKESEKEEDKNKKRKIRDKQDGRSNEEEEPPQEDAKPIGEPIRVSGKGRGRKKHFDSFEYDGNQYTLEDPILLTPEDKDQKPYVAIIKDITQSINGSMMVTGQWFYRPEEAERKGGGSWQSRDTRELFYSFHRDDVPAESVMHKCVVHFVPIHKQLPIRKLHPGFIVQKVYDTVERKLWKLTDKDYEDNKQQEIDELVQKTLQRLGELHDIEPEEPVAEQEDLMKNKRILRKKSISPLDVSKEEETSRKSDQSLKPETPGSCANNASEHYRILVDFNALTGDTHRDKCLEKLLQSVQFIFNSDDSTKKEDKVNDNSDAVNNGNNDKSSEVANECKDKAQQSSKSFIWPDVAVPAVVALEKASHDTFSSDYQKYNQKLRQLVFNLKNNAILARRLLNGELEPSKILNMTPNELKEGLTAEETNKKEPDESQQMQMTGARCRRCSECKVGLRDIIHAGHGDRYQLECIACGHSWFASRDEVSDLTLDASDSKRSVGTAPWATAKFEDVEKKLVSPRESEKNDIFKKTSEAYMPVLDSQKSFGKSRKDENVQASKQVD, encoded by the exons ATGGGGAACAGACGCTTCACTCAGGTAGCAATCAGCGACGAGGAGGACGAAACGCCTCCGCCGAAGCAGCAGTCCACCGACAGTGCCTCCGAGAACCGGTTGAAGCAGCAGCGCAAGAGGAAGAGGATGAAGCTccaggaagaagaggaggaagaggatGAAGTGGAGAAGGAGAGCGAAAAGGAGGAAGATAAGAACAAGAAGAGAAAGATCAGAGACAAGCAGGACGGAAGATCTAACGAAGAAGAGGAACCGCCGCAGGAAGACGCTAAACCCATCGGTGAACCAATTAGGGTTTCTGGAAAGGGGAGAGGCCGGAAAAAACATTTTGATTCTTTTGAGTACGACGGAAACCAATACACGCTg GAAGATCCTATACTTCTCACACCTGAAGACAAAGACCAAAAGCCTTATGTGGCAATTATTAAG GACATTACGCAATCCATAAATGGCAGCATGATGGTCACAGGCCAGTGGTTCTATCGACCTGAGGAAGCTGAAAGGAAAGGTGGTGGCAGCTGGCAATCACGTGATACAAGGGAGCTGTTTTATAGTTTCCACCGTGATGATGTACCTGCAGAATCTGTTATGCATAAGTGTGTGGTGCATTTTGTTCCCATACACAAACAGCTTCCAATTCGTAAGCTGCATCCTGGGTTTATTGTGCAAAAAGTGTATGACACAGTAGAAAGGAAACTCTGGAAGCTAACTGATAAGGACTATGAGGACAATAAACAGCAAGAAATTGATGAACTTGTTCAGAAAACTCTTCAACGTTTGGGTGAACTACATGATATCGAGCCTGAAGAACCTGTTGCTGAACAGGAAGAtctgatgaaaaataaaagaatcttGAGGAAAAAGAGCATTTCACCTCTCGATGTTTCAAAAGAGGAGGAAACATCTCGTAAGAGTGACCAATCTCTGAAACCTGAAACACCGGGGAGTTGTGCAAATAATGCTTCAGAACATTATCGTATACTAGTGGATTTTAATGCTCTAACTGGAGATACCCATCGTGACAAATGTTTGGAGAAGTTGCTTCAAAGTGTTCAATTCATATTTAACTCTGATGACAGCACAAAGAAGGAAGACAAAGTAAATGACAATTCTGATGCAGTCAACAACGGGAACAATGACAAAAGTTCAGAAGTAGCAAATGAATGTAAAGACAAGGCTCAACAG AGTTCCAAGTCTTTTATCTGGCCAGATGTTGCTGTTCCAGCTGTAGTTGCTCTAGAAAAAGCATCGCATGATACCTTTTCATCAGATTATCAGAAATATAATCAAAAGCTACGGCAATTAGTATTTAATCTCAAG AACAATGCAATCCTAGCACGCCGTCTATTAAATGGAGAGTTGGAACCttctaaaatattgaatatgaCTCCCAATGAATTGaag GAGGGTTTGACTGCTGAGGAAACAAACAAGAAAGAGCCTGATGAGTCACAACAAATGCAG ATGACGGGTGCTCGATGCCGTAGATGCAGTGAGTGTAAGGTGGGCTTGAGGGATATAATCCACGCAGGCCATGGTGATCGATATCAG CTGGAATGTATTGCCTGTGGTCATTCCTGGTTTGCCTCCCGTGATGAAGTGTCTGACCTGACTTTAGATGCATCAGATTCAAAAAGAAGTGTAGGTACAGCGCCATGGGCCACTGCAAAATTTGAAGATGTTGAGAAGAAGCTGGTTAGTCCCCGTGAATCTGAAAAGAATGACATATTTAAGAAAACAAGTGAAGCATATATGCCAGTTTTGGATTCCCAGAAATCGTTTGGCAAGTCTAGGAAAGATGAAAACGTCCAAGCTTCAAAACAGGTTGACTAG
- the LOC108347508 gene encoding uncharacterized protein LOC108347508 isoform X1, with product MGNRRFTQVAISDEEDETPPPKQQSTDSASENRLKQQRKRKRMKLQEEEEEEDEVEKESEKEEDKNKKRKIRDKQDGRSNEEEEPPQEDAKPIGEPIRVSGKGRGRKKHFDSFEYDGNQYTLEDPILLTPEDKDQKPYVAIIKGLLFKDITQSINGSMMVTGQWFYRPEEAERKGGGSWQSRDTRELFYSFHRDDVPAESVMHKCVVHFVPIHKQLPIRKLHPGFIVQKVYDTVERKLWKLTDKDYEDNKQQEIDELVQKTLQRLGELHDIEPEEPVAEQEDLMKNKRILRKKSISPLDVSKEEETSRKSDQSLKPETPGSCANNASEHYRILVDFNALTGDTHRDKCLEKLLQSVQFIFNSDDSTKKEDKVNDNSDAVNNGNNDKSSEVANECKDKAQQSSKSFIWPDVAVPAVVALEKASHDTFSSDYQKYNQKLRQLVFNLKNNAILARRLLNGELEPSKILNMTPNELKEGLTAEETNKKEPDESQQMQMTGARCRRCSECKVGLRDIIHAGHGDRYQLECIACGHSWFASRDEVSDLTLDASDSKRSVGTAPWATAKFEDVEKKLVSPRESEKNDIFKKTSEAYMPVLDSQKSFGKSRKDENVQASKQVD from the exons ATGGGGAACAGACGCTTCACTCAGGTAGCAATCAGCGACGAGGAGGACGAAACGCCTCCGCCGAAGCAGCAGTCCACCGACAGTGCCTCCGAGAACCGGTTGAAGCAGCAGCGCAAGAGGAAGAGGATGAAGCTccaggaagaagaggaggaagaggatGAAGTGGAGAAGGAGAGCGAAAAGGAGGAAGATAAGAACAAGAAGAGAAAGATCAGAGACAAGCAGGACGGAAGATCTAACGAAGAAGAGGAACCGCCGCAGGAAGACGCTAAACCCATCGGTGAACCAATTAGGGTTTCTGGAAAGGGGAGAGGCCGGAAAAAACATTTTGATTCTTTTGAGTACGACGGAAACCAATACACGCTg GAAGATCCTATACTTCTCACACCTGAAGACAAAGACCAAAAGCCTTATGTGGCAATTATTAAG GGGTTGCTTTTTAAGGACATTACGCAATCCATAAATGGCAGCATGATGGTCACAGGCCAGTGGTTCTATCGACCTGAGGAAGCTGAAAGGAAAGGTGGTGGCAGCTGGCAATCACGTGATACAAGGGAGCTGTTTTATAGTTTCCACCGTGATGATGTACCTGCAGAATCTGTTATGCATAAGTGTGTGGTGCATTTTGTTCCCATACACAAACAGCTTCCAATTCGTAAGCTGCATCCTGGGTTTATTGTGCAAAAAGTGTATGACACAGTAGAAAGGAAACTCTGGAAGCTAACTGATAAGGACTATGAGGACAATAAACAGCAAGAAATTGATGAACTTGTTCAGAAAACTCTTCAACGTTTGGGTGAACTACATGATATCGAGCCTGAAGAACCTGTTGCTGAACAGGAAGAtctgatgaaaaataaaagaatcttGAGGAAAAAGAGCATTTCACCTCTCGATGTTTCAAAAGAGGAGGAAACATCTCGTAAGAGTGACCAATCTCTGAAACCTGAAACACCGGGGAGTTGTGCAAATAATGCTTCAGAACATTATCGTATACTAGTGGATTTTAATGCTCTAACTGGAGATACCCATCGTGACAAATGTTTGGAGAAGTTGCTTCAAAGTGTTCAATTCATATTTAACTCTGATGACAGCACAAAGAAGGAAGACAAAGTAAATGACAATTCTGATGCAGTCAACAACGGGAACAATGACAAAAGTTCAGAAGTAGCAAATGAATGTAAAGACAAGGCTCAACAG AGTTCCAAGTCTTTTATCTGGCCAGATGTTGCTGTTCCAGCTGTAGTTGCTCTAGAAAAAGCATCGCATGATACCTTTTCATCAGATTATCAGAAATATAATCAAAAGCTACGGCAATTAGTATTTAATCTCAAG AACAATGCAATCCTAGCACGCCGTCTATTAAATGGAGAGTTGGAACCttctaaaatattgaatatgaCTCCCAATGAATTGaag GAGGGTTTGACTGCTGAGGAAACAAACAAGAAAGAGCCTGATGAGTCACAACAAATGCAG ATGACGGGTGCTCGATGCCGTAGATGCAGTGAGTGTAAGGTGGGCTTGAGGGATATAATCCACGCAGGCCATGGTGATCGATATCAG CTGGAATGTATTGCCTGTGGTCATTCCTGGTTTGCCTCCCGTGATGAAGTGTCTGACCTGACTTTAGATGCATCAGATTCAAAAAGAAGTGTAGGTACAGCGCCATGGGCCACTGCAAAATTTGAAGATGTTGAGAAGAAGCTGGTTAGTCCCCGTGAATCTGAAAAGAATGACATATTTAAGAAAACAAGTGAAGCATATATGCCAGTTTTGGATTCCCAGAAATCGTTTGGCAAGTCTAGGAAAGATGAAAACGTCCAAGCTTCAAAACAGGTTGACTAG
- the LOC108347729 gene encoding uncharacterized protein LOC108347729, translating into MGQELELDLDDKSSVGLSPNTVLPSHQYCVNVKKISKKGKPSGKDEFFTLKEGFAEIKFARFRSSSCKNHLTKPHGLEGNIETRPTSMYRSSEEVKSRKKMGTMVEGRKKIEISRRSDASFTGSIVDSLCGSDDEGSGVRSPDSFIEICINSDVKNKNSTTARGRVSTNLKPRSDKVADSVSNGNCCVEKDTVHSLQKSFSAKAEVSHLPSPLGSDCSSSASPKVQFIHSRKRLNHFTKSKSLRSPVSQVPESNDIKSNEKANIARNRTYQKSLLNDLSKTGKHSDIISEFINREIQYSGIASSPVHLHGNLKFENKHGVPFFEFKVKCPEDVFVAKTWRTGNAFNWVYTFHSIDNRKKSNATGLGYHDFDKDSSTVAQMLVSGNLCSELEGKVFDNSMVSEFVLYDFTHSRQSVSHEKKSFSEPDASKTLKASHIGWKEETMGLDENRAVKNKPQDKSPLSNVEFNDLSSFPCSSAECHSNLEIAAIVLQIPFSKRESLKYKRGDIMSGKEHSNIRDLSAEIDKKSLHHSKIQEQVKVVIPTGNHGLPNAESQGPSSLLDRLRHGGGCDCGGWDMACPLILLGNPSIQFAEDCPLFEEHQPLELFVQGTKGSSPTFSMTRIEEGHYAVDFHAQLSALQAFSICVAILHGTSASSSGGHEKNQQSSQCSSLKMLLEEDADFIFKSVTTEKKTRCKNPKVAPRSYVLNPPFSPIARV; encoded by the exons ATGGGACAAGAGTTGGAGCTGGATCTTGATGACAAGTCTTCAGTGGGTCTGAGTCCAAATACTGTTCTTCCATCTCATCAATACTGTGTGAATGTGAAGAAGATATCAAAGAAAGGGAAACCCTCTGGAAAAGATGAATTTTTTACTCTCAAGGAGGGCTTTGCTGAGATCAAATTTGCTCGCTTCCGCAGTTCTTCGTGTAAGAATCATCTCACTAAACCTCATGGATTGGAAGGTAATATAGAAACCAGGCCCACTTCCATGTATCGGAGTTCAGAAGAAGTGAAAAGCAGAAAGAAAATGGGCACCATGGTAGAGGGAAGGAAAAAGATAGAAATTTCAAGGAGAAGTGATGCCTCCTTCACAGGTAGCATTGTTGATTCGTTGTGTGGTTCAGATGATGAAGGTTCTGGGGTTAGATCTCCAGATAGCTTTATTGAAATTTGTATAAATTCAGATGTTAAAAATAAGAACTCTACCACAGCACGAGGGAGAGTTTCTACAAATTTGAAGCCCAGAAGTGATAAAGTTGCTGATTCTGTAAGCAATGGCAATTGTTGTGTTGAAAAGGACACAGTCCACTCGCTTCAAAAGTCATTCTCGGCTAAGGCAGAAGTCTCTCACTTGCCATCTCCATTGGGAAGTGATTGCTCATCAAGCGCAAGTCCAAAAGTCCAATTCATCCATAGCAGGAAAAGGCTGAATCACTTCACAAAGTCAAAATCACTGAGAAGTCCAGTGAGTCAGGTACCGGAGAGTAATGATATCAAATCAAACGAGAAAGCAAACATTGCAAGAAATAGGACTTATCAGAAATCACTGTTAAATGACTTGTCCAAAACAGGAAAGCATTCTGATATCATTTCTGAGTTTATCAACAGAGAAATCCAGTATTCAGGTATAGCTTCTTCACCAGTTCACCTGCATGGCAATCTCAAGTTCGAAAATAAACATGGAGTGCCGTTTTTTGAGTTCAAGGTGAAGTGCCCTGAAGATGTGTTTGTGGCCAAGACATGGAGAACAGGTAATGCTTTCAACTGGGTATATACCTTTCATTCCATTGATAATAGAAAGAAGAGCAATGCTACTGGGTTGGGATACCATGATTTTGACAAAGATTCCTCAACAGTTGCACAGATGCTAGTTTCAGGTAATTTATGTTCTGAACTAGAAGGCAAAGTATTTGACAACTCTATGGTGTCAGAATTTGTGTTATACGATTTTACACACTCAAGACAAAGCGTTTCGCATGAGAAGAAGTCTTTCAGTGAACCAGATGCTTCTAAAACTCTGAAAGCTTCCCATATTGGATGGAAAGAAGAAACTATGGGGTTGGATGAGAACCGTGCAGTAAAAAACAAACCTCAAGACAAATCTCCACTGAGCAAtgttgaatttaatgatttaagTTCTTTTCCTTGCTCATCCGCAGAATGCCATTCAAACCTTGAAATTGCTGCCATTGTCTTGCAAATTCCGTTTTCCAAGAGAGAAAGCTTGAAGTACAAAAGAGGGGACATAATGAGTGGTAAAGAACATTCCAACATAAGAGATCTATCTGccgaaatagataaaaagagTCTTCATCACAGCAAAATCCAGGAACAGGTGAAGGTGGTAATACCAACTGGTAATCATGGTTTGCCAAATGCTGAAAGCCAGGGACCCTCATCGTTACTTGATCGACTGCGACACGGTGGAGGTTGTGACTGTGGTGGTTGGGACATGGCCTGTCCCCTTATTCTTTTAGGCAATCCTAGTATTCAATTTGCTGAGGACTGCCCACTTTTTGAGGAACATCAACCGTTGGAACTTTTTGTTCAG GGAACAAAAGGAAGCAGTCCTACCTTCAGCATGACAAGAATTGAAGAGGGGCATTATGCTGTTGATTTTCATGCACAGTTATCTGCTTTACAAGCATTCTCAATCTGTGTTGCCATTTTGCATGGAACTTCGGCCTCCAGCAGTGGAGGGCATGAGAAAAACCAGCAGTCATCTCAATGCAGTTCACTGAAAATGCTTCTTGAGGAGGATGcagattttattttcaaatcagTCACAACTGAGAAGAAAACTCGTTGCAAGAATCCAAAAGTAGCTCCTCGATCCTATGTGCTGAACCCACCCTTTTCTCCTATTGCACGTGTATAA
- the LOC108347638 gene encoding uncharacterized protein LOC108347638 isoform X1 → MSESNKSPKNDPQSIKYWRIQHGGASTQTDLSGVDYSPSLSKNESKQQYGSCQPKSPQILSTAQLISAIGQVCDSASQSLSVLLPKENLNQDDNGFSKEKLLDNIGERKNNLVYTSNGTKFYPLTAGAAKIVRERLDFPKVMQKILVFESPNESQDYIHSLFQRFLKASDKITNKDCKRMKLAREEMSFKSGNVYRWACRNAVKMLNCQMNVAQLENLEANSSVSGGGISLHTSTPALANEERDVCNSITHQSKSLTNAAIPITRIVSPLCSGYFLQAVPHANAEVGDCQKLSCSIYADCHIDSLASCTSASEQCQHGIDENESLEVQERHLLDITNDEPKLQTFSATHPKPGNSQAKPEHAFSGALAGVCVSLCLHPVDTIKTVIQSCRAEHRSIFYIGKSIVSDRGLLGLYRGITTNIASSAPISAVYTFSYESVKAALLPYLPKEYHSFAHCVGGGCASIATSFIFTPSDRIKQQMQVRSHYRNCWDALVGVIRNGGFTSLYSGWIAVLCRNVPHSIIKFYTYESLKEVMPPSIQPNTFQTLVCGGLAGSTAALFTTPFDVIKTRLQTQIPGSANQYDSVLHALQKISKGEGVKGLYRGLIPRLIMYMTQGSLFFASYEFFKRAFSLEASHLTDLCVQANDRDAEREKTRK, encoded by the exons ATGTCTGAAAGCAATAAATCACCCAAAAATGATCCTCAGTCCATAAAATATTGGCGGATTCAACACGGAGGAGCGTCCACGCAGACGGATCTTTCGGGTGTAGATTATTCGCCTTCTCTTTCCAAGAACGAGAGTAAGCAACAGTATGGAAGTTGTCAACCGAAGTCCCCTCAGATACTGAGCACAGCTCAGCTCATCTCTGCAATTGGTCAGGTATGCGATTCTGCAAGTCAATCGCTTTCGGTTTTACTCCCAAAGGAAAATTTGAATCAGGATGATAACGGATTCTCAAAAGAGAAACTTCTGGATAACAttggagagagaaagaataaCCTGGTATATACTTCGAATGGCACTAAATTCTATCCTCTTACCGCGGGTGCTGCAAAGATTGTGCGGGAAAGATTGGATTTTCCTAAGGTAATGCAGAAGATATTAGTGTTTGAATCTCCTAATGAAAGTCAAGATTATATCCATTCTTTATTCCAGAGGTTTTTAAAGGCTAGtgataaaataacaaataaagactGTAAAAGAATGAAACTTGCGAGGGAGGAAATGTCATTTAAATCTGGAAATGTATATCGGTGGGCATGTAGAAATGCTGTCAAGATGCTAAATTGTCAAATGAATGTTGCCCAGCTTGAGAACCTGGAAGCTAATTCCTCAGTTTCTGGCGGTGGCATTTCCTTACATACAAGCACCCCTGCATTGGCAAACGAGGAGAGGGATGTGTGCAATTCAATCACACACCAAAGTAAATCATTGACCAATGCTGCAATTCCGATCACAAGAATAGTTAGCCCTCTGTGTTCTGGCTATTTTCTGCAAGCTGTACCCCATGCTAATGCAGAAGTTGGTGATTGTCAGAAACTTTCTTGTAGTATCTATGCGGACTGTCACATTGACAGTTTAGCTTCATGTACTAGTGCTTCTGAGCAGTGCCAACATGGCATTGATGAAAATGAATCACTGGAAGTCCAAGAAAGGCATTTGTTGGATATAACTAATGATGAACCTAAGCTTCAGACTTTCTCTGCAACCCATCCGAAGCCTGGTAATTCCCAAGCCAAGCCAGAACATGCTTTTTCTGGGGCGTTAGCTGGTGTATGTGTCAGCCTTTGTCTGCATCCTGTTGACACAATTAAGACAGTTATTCAATCATGCCGTGCTGAACACCGGTCCATCTTTTACATTGGCAAATCAATTGTTTCTGATAGAG GTTTGCTTGGACTATATCGTGGAATTACCACAAATATTGCATCTTCAGCTCCAATTTCTGCAGTTTATACCTTTTCCTATGAATCAGTCAAAGCAGCTTTGCTTCCTTATCTTCCAAAG GAGTATCATTCTTTTGCCCATTGTGTAGGAGGTGGTTGTGCAAGCATTGCCACATCTTTCATTTTTACTCCTAGTGATCGAATAAAGCAGCAGATGCAAGTTCGTTCTCATTATCGCAACTGTTG GGATGCATTGGTTGGAGTTATCAGAAATGGGGGTTTTACCTCCCTATATTCAGGTTGGATAGCTGTACTATGCCGGAATGTTCCACATTCAATTATCAAG TTTTACACATATGAAAGTTTGAAGGAAGTGATGCCACCAAGTATTCAACCCAACACATTTCAAACT TTAGTATGTGGAGGATTAGCTGGATCTACTGCTGCTTTATTCACAACTCCTTTTGATGTGATCAAGACTAGATTACAGACACAG ATTCCTGGATCTGCAAACCAATACGATAGTGTGCTCCACGCCCTCCAAAAAATTAGTAAGGGTGAAGGTGTGAAAGGCTTGTACAG GGGGTTGATTCCACGGTTGATTATGTACATGACGCAAGGATCACTGTTTTTTGCTTCATATGAATTTTTCAAGAGGGCATTTTCTCTGGAAGCATCACATCTCACTGATTTATGCGTCCAGGCCAATGACAGAGATGCTGAGAGAGAGAAAACTAGGAAGTAA
- the LOC108347638 gene encoding uncharacterized protein LOC108347638 isoform X2 translates to MSESNKSPKNDPQSIKYWRIQHGGASTQTDLSGVDYSPSLSKNESKQQYGSCQPKSPQILSTAQLISAIGQVCDSASQSLSVLLPKENLNQDDNGFSKEKLLDNIGERKNNLVYTSNGTKFYPLTAGAAKIVRERLDFPKLENLEANSSVSGGGISLHTSTPALANEERDVCNSITHQSKSLTNAAIPITRIVSPLCSGYFLQAVPHANAEVGDCQKLSCSIYADCHIDSLASCTSASEQCQHGIDENESLEVQERHLLDITNDEPKLQTFSATHPKPGNSQAKPEHAFSGALAGVCVSLCLHPVDTIKTVIQSCRAEHRSIFYIGKSIVSDRGLLGLYRGITTNIASSAPISAVYTFSYESVKAALLPYLPKEYHSFAHCVGGGCASIATSFIFTPSDRIKQQMQVRSHYRNCWDALVGVIRNGGFTSLYSGWIAVLCRNVPHSIIKFYTYESLKEVMPPSIQPNTFQTLVCGGLAGSTAALFTTPFDVIKTRLQTQIPGSANQYDSVLHALQKISKGEGVKGLYRGLIPRLIMYMTQGSLFFASYEFFKRAFSLEASHLTDLCVQANDRDAEREKTRK, encoded by the exons ATGTCTGAAAGCAATAAATCACCCAAAAATGATCCTCAGTCCATAAAATATTGGCGGATTCAACACGGAGGAGCGTCCACGCAGACGGATCTTTCGGGTGTAGATTATTCGCCTTCTCTTTCCAAGAACGAGAGTAAGCAACAGTATGGAAGTTGTCAACCGAAGTCCCCTCAGATACTGAGCACAGCTCAGCTCATCTCTGCAATTGGTCAGGTATGCGATTCTGCAAGTCAATCGCTTTCGGTTTTACTCCCAAAGGAAAATTTGAATCAGGATGATAACGGATTCTCAAAAGAGAAACTTCTGGATAACAttggagagagaaagaataaCCTGGTATATACTTCGAATGGCACTAAATTCTATCCTCTTACCGCGGGTGCTGCAAAGATTGTGCGGGAAAGATTGGATTTTCCTAAG CTTGAGAACCTGGAAGCTAATTCCTCAGTTTCTGGCGGTGGCATTTCCTTACATACAAGCACCCCTGCATTGGCAAACGAGGAGAGGGATGTGTGCAATTCAATCACACACCAAAGTAAATCATTGACCAATGCTGCAATTCCGATCACAAGAATAGTTAGCCCTCTGTGTTCTGGCTATTTTCTGCAAGCTGTACCCCATGCTAATGCAGAAGTTGGTGATTGTCAGAAACTTTCTTGTAGTATCTATGCGGACTGTCACATTGACAGTTTAGCTTCATGTACTAGTGCTTCTGAGCAGTGCCAACATGGCATTGATGAAAATGAATCACTGGAAGTCCAAGAAAGGCATTTGTTGGATATAACTAATGATGAACCTAAGCTTCAGACTTTCTCTGCAACCCATCCGAAGCCTGGTAATTCCCAAGCCAAGCCAGAACATGCTTTTTCTGGGGCGTTAGCTGGTGTATGTGTCAGCCTTTGTCTGCATCCTGTTGACACAATTAAGACAGTTATTCAATCATGCCGTGCTGAACACCGGTCCATCTTTTACATTGGCAAATCAATTGTTTCTGATAGAG GTTTGCTTGGACTATATCGTGGAATTACCACAAATATTGCATCTTCAGCTCCAATTTCTGCAGTTTATACCTTTTCCTATGAATCAGTCAAAGCAGCTTTGCTTCCTTATCTTCCAAAG GAGTATCATTCTTTTGCCCATTGTGTAGGAGGTGGTTGTGCAAGCATTGCCACATCTTTCATTTTTACTCCTAGTGATCGAATAAAGCAGCAGATGCAAGTTCGTTCTCATTATCGCAACTGTTG GGATGCATTGGTTGGAGTTATCAGAAATGGGGGTTTTACCTCCCTATATTCAGGTTGGATAGCTGTACTATGCCGGAATGTTCCACATTCAATTATCAAG TTTTACACATATGAAAGTTTGAAGGAAGTGATGCCACCAAGTATTCAACCCAACACATTTCAAACT TTAGTATGTGGAGGATTAGCTGGATCTACTGCTGCTTTATTCACAACTCCTTTTGATGTGATCAAGACTAGATTACAGACACAG ATTCCTGGATCTGCAAACCAATACGATAGTGTGCTCCACGCCCTCCAAAAAATTAGTAAGGGTGAAGGTGTGAAAGGCTTGTACAG GGGGTTGATTCCACGGTTGATTATGTACATGACGCAAGGATCACTGTTTTTTGCTTCATATGAATTTTTCAAGAGGGCATTTTCTCTGGAAGCATCACATCTCACTGATTTATGCGTCCAGGCCAATGACAGAGATGCTGAGAGAGAGAAAACTAGGAAGTAA